The following nucleotide sequence is from bacterium.
GGCGCGCGTCCATGCTCGTGACCGCAGCAAGAAGCCGTTCGGACTGCGCCTGGTGCTCGCAGGCGCATGCTCTCGGGATCGTGGAGCGGGAATACGCCTGCAGCCTGAGAATGCGTCGGCCGGGTCGGTGTGGTCCAGGTTGCCGGGAGGACCGGGTCTTCAGCTGCGGTGACCTCGCGCCTGGGCAAGCCTGCGATACGACGCTGGTCCCGAGAGCGATGTCCGCATTCTCCGTGTCCTAGCTTCGGCATGGGAGGAGGGTCGTGCGGCAGGTCGATGTGTACGTCAGCCGTGGCCTTGGCGGGGAACTGACGATCACGTTGAAGGACGATGACCAGGTGGTCTGGCGTGATGCGAGTCGCGTACTCCAATGAACGTCCCGAGGGTCGTGCCGGAGGTGCCATGCGCCGAGCCGGGTGACGCTCGCCGCGGCCAGCCGGCGCGAGCACGACGCCGCTGACGCCGGCGTCGACAGCGCTTCCAGCGGTCCCTCCGTGACGGCGCCTGCGCCGTCGACGGCCGGCAGCGGCGGCGTGGTCGCCACCCGCGGGACGCGCACCGCGGCGGGTCATGGCAGACGACGCCGCAGGGCGCGCCTCGCTCGCGCCGCGCTTCGGCAAGCAGGCGGACGGCGTCACCGTCCCGCTGTCGCCGGCGACCCGAGGGCGATGGGACGCGGGGGCCGCCCCCTGCACCATGTTGCTAGGAAGCGGGCCACCGACGCGCTAGATGTCCCGCCGCCGTGATCGCCGAAGCGCTCGCCCCGAGCCCGCCGCGCTCGCACCCGCCACGGCTGCGCGTCGCGCGGCTACCTCCCAGCACGCCGGTCAACCCGTACCAGACGCTGCTCTATCGCCATCTTCGCGAGGAGGGCGTGGAGCTCGCCGGCGACGCGCGCCTGGAGCTGCCCTGGCTGCTCCAGAACCGCGGGCGGGTCGACGTGCTGCACTTCCACTGGCGCTTCGATCGTCTGATCGACCGTCGCGCGCAGGGCGATTTGGGGGGCGGGCGCATGGGGAGCGGACGGCGGGAGGCGCTCGTCGGCGCCCTGCGAGTGGCGCAGAGGCTCGCGCTCGCGCGCCTGCTCGGCTACCGCATCGCGTGGACGATCCACGACGTCGCCAACGTCGGGCCCGACGGACCGCTCTTCGAGCGGAGCCGCCGCACGTCCCGGTGCGGCTGCGGGCGCCGGCGGCGGTGGGCGCGGGAAGGCGGGCGTCGCATGCGGGGTCGGGCACGCGGTGAGGAGGGAATGCGAAAGGAGGCCGCGTCTCGCGCGCCGCGACGACCTGGGCTAGTGCTCGACCAAGTCGTGCCGCGTCCCGTCGCCTTCGCCGCCCCCGAGTACCAGCCCGACGGCAGCATCGCTCCCGCCCGCTACGCGTTCGCGGGCAGCAGCGCCGACGGCTGGACCATCACCCGCGAGGGCCGCGAGCACCTGCGCCTCGGTCCCGGCTATCGCCTGCTCGAGACCAGCCACTGCGGCATCTGTGCGACGGACCTCGCGCGCCGCCACCTGCCGTTCCCGCTGCCGCAGATCACGGGCCACGAGGCCGTGGCGCGCGACGAGGGCGGGCAGACGGTCGTGGTCGAGATCAACGCCTCGCATGCCGCGCGCGGGCTGCCGCACGACGCCTGGTGCGCGCACTGCCGTGCCGGCATGCCGAGCCACTGCCCCGACCGGCTGGTGCTCGGCATCCACGATCTGCCGGGCGGCTTCTCGCCCTGGATGCTGGCGCCGGTCGACGCGATCCTGCCGGTGCCGGCCGCGCTCTCGCCGCGCACGACGACGCTGGTCGAGCCGTTCGCGGCGGCGCTGCACGCCGTGCACCGGATCGGGCCGCGGGCGCGCGAGCGCATCGCCGTGCTCGGGCCGGGGCGGCTCGGCTCGCTCGTGGTCGCGGCGCTCGCGGCGTGGCGGCGCCGCGCCCGCGCGCCGATCGGCATCGTCGCCGTGGGGCGCCGTTCCGAGGCGCTGGCGCGCGCGCGTGCTCTCGGCGCCGACGAGACGCTCGACGTCGCCGGGCTCGGCGATGCGACGGGGATCGCCGACGTCGTCGTCGAGACCACCGGCAGCCCCGACGGCCTGGCGCTGGCGCTGCGCCTCGCGACGCGCGCCGTGCACGTGAAGTCGACCACCGGTCAGCCGTCGCTCGGCCTGCGACATCTCACCGAGCTGGTCGTCGACGAGGTCGGCCTCCTGCCGTGGCGTCCGGGCGAGCCGCTGCCCCCGGGCGCGACGTCGGCCGCGGTGCACGTGCGCGCCTGCCGCCGTGCGCGGCGCGCTCGTCGCGGCGGGCCTGCGGGTCGTCGATCCGGCGCGGCGCGCGCGCTGCCGCTCGGCGGTGCCGACCTCGCCGTCGCCGCCGACGCCGCCGAGGCCGACGCGATGCTGCGCCCCGAGCCCGGCGTCGAGCGCGGCGCCGTGCGCGCCCGCGGCACGATCCTGTGCGACGGCGACGGCGACGATCTCGTCGGCACGCTGGCGCGGCGGCGGGTCGAGCTCGGCAGCTCGCGCTGCGGCGACTTCCGCGCCGCGCTCGATCTGCTCGTCGACCCCTCCCTCGCCGAGCCGCTCGGCGCGCGTCTGGTCGGCGACGTCGTGCCGGCCGAGCGGCTCGCCGACGGCTTCGCGCGCGCCGCGGCGCCGGGGGCGGGCAAGGTGCTGGTCGCGCATCCGGGGACCGCACTGGGGGCCGCGCTGGGGGCGCGCGGGTGAGCCGGCGCGGCGCGGCGGAGCTGCCGACGACGCTCGGCCCGCCGCTGCGACGCCGCGAGGGCCGCTGGGCCATCGACCTCACCGACCTGCCGCTGTTCCACGGCCTCTCGGTGCTCTCGCGGGCGCTCGGCGAGCGCGTGGTCGAGGACTGCGCCGGCGACCGCGTCGCGATCGACTTCGAGCGGCGGCTGAAGGCGAGCGAGAACCCCGAGCTGGCGGCGCTCGGCTGCGCCGGCGTCGCGGTGCACGCCGAGCGCGAGGTGCTGGCCCACGTCCCCGACGACGTCGAGGGCTTCCAGCACCACCTGCGCGCGGTCCTGGGCTCGCTGCAGCAGGCGCGCTGGCGCCGCCACCTCTTCCCCGAGGCGGCGGGCGCGACGCCGCGGGCGCTCGTCTTCACCGTGCTCGCCGGCGCCGGGTTCGCGTACCGCTTCGTGCTCGACCGCGTGCCGGCGCCGCGCGCCGGCCGCTTCTGGCTGCGCCTGACGATCGAGAATCCGCGCGGCCGGCGGCTCGATCTGGCGACGCTGCCGCACGCCGTGGTCGACGATCTCGACGAGCGCGAGTACATCGCCGGCTCGACGCGCATCGCGCAGACCCTGCGCGACATGGTCCAGCGCGAGGCCGACCGCGGCCGCCGCGTCCACCTCGAGCGGCGCAAGCGCGGCTCCTTCGTCTTCGGCCAGCTCGACCGCGCCGGCCTCGGCACGCTCGAGCTCGTGCAGCTCGCCTGGAGCGAGCGCATCGCCGCCTGGCTCGCGGCGACGGAGCCGAAGCGGCTCGACGACCTCCTGAAACGCGTGCTGCTGCTGCTCGAGGACCGCACCGTGCGGCGGCTGCTCGCCGGCGGCGAGACGGTGGCGCTCGCCGACGGCGACGTCGCCGCCTACGTCGACACCAGCCAGCAGCAGCGCGTCCTGAACCTCGCCTTCGAGCAGCCGCGCCGCCGCGCGACCGTCGACGGCTATCTCGCCCGCATGCCGGCGCTCGGCGCCGTCGTCGCCCGGCGGCGCGCGGCGCGCCCGCTCGCCGACCTCTCGCTGGTGCTGATCCACCACATCACCTCGGAGACGCTGGGCCTCGTCGCCGCGCTGCGCGCGCTCGGCTGCGACGACCTGGCGATCCTCTTCGTGCGCTACGCCGGCGAGGTGCCGAACGAGTACCTCGACGCCGTGCTCGCCCTCGAGCCCGGCGTGCGCAGCTGGACGCTCCAGCACGTGCAGGAGGCGGGCGGCGTCGAGGGCCGCTTCGTGCCGAGCCAGCAGCTCTCGGCGCTGGACCCGCTCGCCAGCGTGGCCGAGCGGCTGCACGCGCGGCCGCGCCGCTACCTCGAGAGCATGGTCGACCTCGCGGTGGGCATCTTCGTGCGCGCGCTCGAGGGCGAGCGGCGCGTGCTGGTGCTCGAGGACGGCGGCTATCTCCTGCCGGTGCTGACGCGCGCCGCGCACGCAGGCGACACCGTCGGCGCGCTCGCGGCGGCCCATGGGGTGGCGCCGGTGGCCGCGGGCCTCGCGCGACGGTCGCTCGGCGCGGTGCTGGCGGAGCGGCTGGTCGGCTCGGTGGAGCACACGCGCAACGGCTTCGAGCGCCTCGCCGCGGCGGAGCGCGAGGCCGGCGGGCTCGTGCGGCCGGCGTACTCGATCGCGCTGTCGACGCTCAAGCGGACCGAGGAGGCGGGCGAGGTGGCGGCGGGCGTGCTCGCGGCGATCGAGGCGGTGCTGCACGCGCGCGGGCAGGTGCTGTCGCAGCGCCGCGTCCTCGTCCTCGGCTCGCGCGGCGCCATCGGCAGCCGCCTTGTGCGCGCGCTCGGCGGCCGCGTCGCGGGCGACGTGCTCGGCGTCGATCTGCGCGCACGGGGCGTGCGCGAGGCGACGACCTGGCGCGGGCTGCCGGCGGCGGCGCGCCGCGCGGTCGACCTCGTCGTCGGCGTCACGGGCGCCTCGGTGCTGGGCGAGGCGGAGATCGCGGAGCTCGTGCGGCAGGGCCGTGCGTCGACGATCTACTTCGCCAGCGGATCGACGAAGACCGTCGAGTTCGCCGACGTGGCGCGCTGGGTGGAGCGCATGGCGGCGTCGAAGGCGCGCCTCGACGGGCGGACGGTCGCGGTGCACGGCGAGGAGGTCGTCGACCCGCAGAGCGGCCGCGTCTACGGGTCCGCCTTCACGCTCGCGCTCGGCCGCGGGCCGCGCCGTCGCACGACCACGCTCGTCTTCATCGCCAACCTGACGCCGGTGAACTTCCTCTTCTACGGCGTGCCGACCGAGGCGATGGACGCGGTGATGGCGCAGCTCCTGCGCGCGACGGTCGCGCTCCTGCGCGACGTCGCCGGGGCGCGGCCGCCGGCGCCGCGGCTGTACGCGATCGACCGCGAGCTGGCCGACCGCGCCTGAGGGGCGACTATGCGCGTTGCACGCGCAGCCGGCTTGTCCGCGGCAGGGGCGGCGGCGCCGCCCGCACGGCCGCCTCGAGCGCGTCGAGCGGGCGCTGGAGCGCGGCGGCGATCTCGATGCGGGTGGCATGGCGTGCCGGCGTGTCGGCGTCGCCGGTCGGCCGCGGCGCCGGCGCCGGCTCGGCGCGGCCGCTGAGCGCGACCGCCGCGGCCGCGAGCCGCGACGCGATCGGCCAGCCCGGGTCGTCGAGCGTGCCGCCGCCGGGATGCCGCGCCAGCGCGAGCGTGCCGAGGAGCACCTGCTGCGCCGCCACCGCGACGTCGTGCAGGGCCACGCGCTCGTCGGCGTGGAGGGCGCTGCCGGGCTCGGCGGCCGCCGCGGTGTGCAGGCGCAGCGCGTCGGCGAGACCGTCCTGGGCGGCGCGGCCGTGGCCTGCGGCCTCGAGACGCGACTTGCGCGCCAGCGCCGCCATGTGACGCAACGTCTGGATCAGGGTGTCGCGCGCCTCGGGCAGCGCGTGCGCCGGCCAGAGCAGCCGGTCGAGCAGCGCCATCACCACGATGCCGACGAGGATGCCGACGACGCGGTCGCGCCCCGGCACCAGGTTCGTCGTCGGGCCGAGCACGTCGAACGCGATCATCGCGTAGGCCATCGCGACCTGGATGCCGGCGTACGAGATGTTCGGGCTGCCGACGACGATGTACGCCGCGATCGCGAGGGCCGGTGCGGCGACGAGGAGGAGGCCGGCGATGCTGTCGAGCCACGGCATCGCGAGGAGGAGCGTCGCGAAGCCGAGGATGGCGCCCAGCGCCGCCCCCGCGATGCGCAGGAGCGCTTTGTCGCGCGCCGCCGCCCAGGTGGGTTGCGCCACGATGACACAGGTCACGATGCAGGTCGCGATCCCCTGCCAGGCGAGGCCGTGGACCAGCAGCGTGCACAGCGTCGCGCCGAGCGCCGCCTTGATGGCGAGGTGCATCGCGGGGAGGTTGTCGAGGCGGCAGGCGGCGGTGAAGAGCGGGGGCGGCGGCAGGCTCGGCGAGGGGTCGACGATGGCGGCGTGCAGCTGTGCGGTTGCGGTGTTGCTCTGCTCGAGCGCGCCGGCGACGTCCATCAGTGCGGCGCGCCAGAGCGGTGGGACGTCGGGCGGCAGCGGGTCGCGCTCGGGCGGCGGCAGCGGCGGCACGCGCTGGGCGACGGCGTCGGCGAGGGCGGCCGCGTGCGCGGCGAGCACGGCGAGGTCGCGCCGGGCGTTCGGTGCGGGGGTGCTGCGCGCCAGCTTTGCGATCCAGGTGGTCGCGGTGGCGGCGCGATCGGCGGCGGTGACGAGCGCCAGCAGCGCGGCGTGACGCCGGCGCACCGAGGGATGCGTCGCCTCCGTGCTGGCGAGGAGGTCGGTGTGGCCGCCGGGGCCGGTCTCGAGCTGCGCCGACGGTGCGCCGTCGGCACCTCGGGCGAGCCGGTCGAGCGCCTCGGCGACCTGCCGCAGCCGCGTCGCGAGGCCGTCGCGCAGGAGGTCCTGGGGGTCGGTGGGCCACAGGAGCAGCTGCGCCGCCATGCCGATCGCGACCCCGACGCTGACGATGAGGATGCGCCACAGGACCTCGGTGACCATGATCCCCGGCGCGGCGCCGCCCGGCAGGAAGATGGCGAAGGTGATGCCCGAGAGGAGGAAGGTGTAGGGCGCGCTCGTCGTCCGCGAGAAGAACATGGCGGCCCAGACGCCGAGCCAGAGCAGCGGCAGGATGAACCACGGATGGTCGGCGAACGCCGCCGACGCGATCGCGAGGCTGCCGCCCGCGATGGTGCCGACGACGCGCTGCCCGGCCTTGCGCAGGCTGGCGCCGGCGTCGGTGAGGCTCACCGTGAACAGGGTGATGATGACCCAGTGCCCGAAGGGCATCTGGAACGCGTTGATGACGAAGGTCGCGACCAGCGCGCCGCAGAGGACGCGCAGCGCCGCCCACGTGCGCTCGGGCGTCGGCGTCAGCTCGCGGCGCAGGAACTCCCACACGGTCAGTCGCCGCGGATCGTGACCACCGCCGTCGCGCCCATGCGGAAGGGACGCTCCGGGTCGCTCTCGGTGAGCCGGATGCGTACCGGGAAGCGGCGGGCGAGGCGGACCCAGTTGAGCGTCGGCTCGACCAGCGGGAGCACGGTCTCCGAGTCGCCGTCGGTGTCGCGGACCGCCCAGCCGATGCCGTCGACGACGGCGGCGAAGCGGCGGCCGGGATAGCTCATCAGCGTCACCGCCGCGGCCATGCCGGGGCGGATCGCGTGCAGGTCGGTCTCGCGGAAGTTGGCGACCACCCACCACGTGCGCCCG
It contains:
- a CDS encoding alcohol dehydrogenase catalytic domain-containing protein, giving the protein MIAEALAPSPPRSHPPRLRVARLPPSTPVNPYQTLLYRHLREEGVELAGDARLELPWLLQNRGRVDVLHFHWRFDRLIDRRAQGDLGGGRMGSGRREALVGALRVAQRLALARLLGYRIAWTIHDVANVGPDGPLFERSRRTSRCGCGRRRRWAREGGRRMRGRARGEEGMRKEAASRAPRRPGLVLDQVVPRPVAFAAPEYQPDGSIAPARYAFAGSSADGWTITREGREHLRLGPGYRLLETSHCGICATDLARRHLPFPLPQITGHEAVARDEGGQTVVVEINASHAARGLPHDAWCAHCRAGMPSHCPDRLVLGIHDLPGGFSPWMLAPVDAILPVPAALSPRTTTLVEPFAAALHAVHRIGPRARERIAVLGPGRLGSLVVAALAAWRRRARAPIGIVAVGRRSEALARARALGADETLDVAGLGDATGIADVVVETTGSPDGLALALRLATRAVHVKSTTGQPSLGLRHLTELVVDEVGLLPWRPGEPLPPGATSAAVHVRACRRARRARRGGPAGRRSGAARALPLGGADLAVAADAAEADAMLRPEPGVERGAVRARGTILCDGDGDDLVGTLARRRVELGSSRCGDFRAALDLLVDPSLAEPLGARLVGDVVPAERLADGFARAAAPGAGKVLVAHPGTALGAALGARG
- a CDS encoding FUSC family protein; its protein translation is MWEFLRRELTPTPERTWAALRVLCGALVATFVINAFQMPFGHWVIITLFTVSLTDAGASLRKAGQRVVGTIAGGSLAIASAAFADHPWFILPLLWLGVWAAMFFSRTTSAPYTFLLSGITFAIFLPGGAAPGIMVTEVLWRILIVSVGVAIGMAAQLLLWPTDPQDLLRDGLATRLRQVAEALDRLARGADGAPSAQLETGPGGHTDLLASTEATHPSVRRRHAALLALVTAADRAATATTWIAKLARSTPAPNARRDLAVLAAHAAALADAVAQRVPPLPPPERDPLPPDVPPLWRAALMDVAGALEQSNTATAQLHAAIVDPSPSLPPPPLFTAACRLDNLPAMHLAIKAALGATLCTLLVHGLAWQGIATCIVTCVIVAQPTWAAARDKALLRIAGAALGAILGFATLLLAMPWLDSIAGLLLVAAPALAIAAYIVVGSPNISYAGIQVAMAYAMIAFDVLGPTTNLVPGRDRVVGILVGIVVMALLDRLLWPAHALPEARDTLIQTLRHMAALARKSRLEAAGHGRAAQDGLADALRLHTAAAAEPGSALHADERVALHDVAVAAQQVLLGTLALARHPGGGTLDDPGWPIASRLAAAAVALSGRAEPAPAPRPTGDADTPARHATRIEIAAALQRPLDALEAAVRAAPPPLPRTSRLRVQRA